The genomic interval GTTGGATACGCTCAGTGTGGCCTCGACGAGCTGTGCCAGGTAATTAGGATTCTGAGGAACAGAGTCAGATAATTTGTCTGTTGAGCCGCCCTCCTCTGCCGCATCGTTTGGAGCCAAAGGCCGAAAGTCTAAGAGTGCGCCCACGCCACTCTCAGACTGGCTAGttctttcctcttcacaTGCATCGCAGCTGGGATCTTGGCAGGTTTCGGTTCTATCTTTCGGTTTGGACATGTGACAAAGGCTACACAAGCTTAAAAGCCATCAACTCAACCATCGGCTAACACGAGAAGTTTAAACCCTAGTGAAACGCCACAATCTACCTCATCGACAATAGCCGTTGGCGTTTTGatttccttttctttgagTTCCCCACGCGCACACTTTTCCAAGCAAAAAAGGAACTCTCGGAATTCGACATTCAACCCTCCTGCGTGACAATCGATCTCTCATTGCGTGTCGTCGAATCTGACACACAAACGCCTCACAGTGATGGCGCCCAATTTGCTCTCCTGTGTCAACATCACCGCGCTACTATGGGAAATCCTTGACGAACTCGACATTGACGATCGGTATCACAAGCTTGAGCTGCTCCTGTAGAGCCTTACACGAGTGCTTGCTCTCCTACATGGAAGTCCGAGTCAGAAGGCGATTCAAGGATGCACCTGCAGCTCTCGTTGCCGCCATCAAACTTGCCCGGCTTGCCGAATTAGAACGTAAAGCACCTCTTGAAGAGGATCCATAGGGACGCGTATTCTGGGATGGGCTTTTCTCAGAAGATGACGAGAATCGCCGTGAGTTCGATGATTACATTCCTGCACATTTAACATACCCAGAGGGTCTCCGAACACATTTATTCGAGCGATAGACAATACCGGGAGTTCCAAAATATCTCGAGCTCTTTCCCTCTCGGAAGCACAAGTTTGATGTCATCGCCGATTTGCTTCAGCCCTCCCCTGTCATGGGCTTAGATGACGTACTCAGCCGGCTCGAGCCCACGACCAAAGAGGGTCAACTTCGCAGACTTTGTTTCTTGTCTGATCTCTGCCGTTGGAACCAACAATCGATCAAGTTCATCGAGAGGTTTCTAGCGTATCAAGCTCGTGTTGCGGAGAGAGTGACTCCCCCATTCACCACTGAACAAATATGCACAACACGCCGTCAATGCGAAGTACCAGCCTGGGTTCGATTGCCTGAAATATAAGATCTGCAAGAACAATCCGACTGAGGGAAACTTGTTCGCCGCAGAAAGCCAAAGGATCAAGTTCTGGTCATGAAGGGGTTATACCAGCGGTGGGACCGGGCATTCTTGAGGCGGACGAGGCTACCGGCCCCGTCAGACGACCACTTTCGCGCACCGAAAGGTCTCGATTCCCTTCTGGTTGCTATGCTCATTCATGAACCTATACCTCAGTTCCGACTGGCCTTGCGCCTGTTTGTTTGGGGAATGCATCACTGGAGAGTTGAAGAAATGGCGACTATCTCCCATATGGTGAATGAAGAAATGTATACCATCGCCCGCATGGTGAATGAACCAAGCCCGTGGGATGGTCTTGGAACGCTCGTCACATTGCCCCTCGACCCTGAAATCGGCCAGCAGGAAACGCCACGAACATACTACGATCCCATCGTAAGTTCATTTCGGACAGGATTTTGATGCGTTATACCTACTGACATGAATATGCAGATACTGGCCAGCCTTCGCAAGTATAAATGTGACCGGAGCCGCCAGTCTTAAGTGTTTAAGCCGGTGTTCAGAGACTCCCGACATGTACCGACCATCCTgcaggaggttgttggcgtTAAGTTACCAGCAGCCACCATCCGCCCCTCCTCTGAAATCGACTTACAGTCTAGATCAGCAATGAATCAGGACGCAGGCTTGGCTATGTTATGCCAACAGTTTCTTCACGATACCGGAGGTTTATCGCAAAAAAGGTGCTACCCCGTGCCAATTTTCCACGACGCAATAGTCACTTCTGATAACGCGGACCATTACAGCAACATAATAGTCCGTTCTGATGCCGCGGACTATTTTCCGTACTAGACATTACCGTACTTATAGATGGAGCTTGCTTGATCGTGACACAGTTGAGGCTTTATGGCTAGACCAAGAAAGCAACTATAACGACATGGTCAACGAGGCTTATTTTGACGGGCTCGCCCCAACAGAGTCACATGATCCCAGTGTGATCTTGATCGTGATCAGATGGCAAACTACACGATGTAAGGAATGAAGGCGTTCAGGCTGAGCATAAAATTTGGGTAGATAGGTACCTGGTTACTTAACCAAAGTTCTCTCTTTCCTCAGATAGTGCACTACAAATTTCATCAACAGTCATATCCTGATCTTCAACATATCATTCCCATTCATCTATTCTatctcctcaaccccccccctttttcaaaACCCCACAAaatcccccaactccaaattCGGCACAATCACTGGCCTcggccccttcttcctcaccaaagTCCTCTGCTCAAACGCATACGCCAAAGCCAgcaacttctcctcctcaaacatgCCGCCCAAAAAGCTGATCCCAAAAGGAATATTAGGCCCCTGctgcaccaaccccctcgcgTTCCTCGTAACGTTCCATGTGGCAGGGTAATACCCCAACGGCAACGTCACAATCGGTGCCCCCTGAATCGCcgccttggcagcagcctgACTGGTGGGTAACACCACCGCGTCAAGATCATTTCGCTCAATCGCTCCCAAAAGACCGCCCTCGCCACCCCAGTAGAGATTGCGCTGGTATTCCTCCCAGAAGCGAATGTCAGAGTTGTTGTACCCGAGCTCGAGCGCGCCGTCCCAACGGGCGGTGTCCCTGTCGGGGAAGAACTCAAGGCTGGAGTTTTGGGTGAAGTTGCGGATGTCTTCTAGGGTGTGAAGGTTGTAAGGGTTGTGCGTTAGAGAATCAAGATACACCGCGAGGTCGGAGACAAAGTCTGCGCCGAGGACGATGGAGGTTGTGTTAGGGGAGGGGACAGTGAAGTTTGCGCCGACGACGGTGGCACCGGCGGATTTCATTGTGTCGATGGCGGACCAGAAGGCGGTCATCTCTACCGTGCtggcgttggggttgagggtgttgtaGGGGATGCCGATTCTTGCCCCTGAGAGGGAGCTGACGTTGAGGGCGGAGACGTAATCCGGGATCTTGGAGTCCTCCcaggggatggtggatgtgtAGTTATCTCTGGGGTCGTGGCCGGCGATGgcttggaggatgatggcggcgTCTTTGACGGTGCGGGCCATGGGGCCGATGGTGTCTTGGTGGGAGGAAATGGGGATGA from Podospora pseudoanserina strain CBS 124.78 chromosome 6, whole genome shotgun sequence carries:
- a CDS encoding hypothetical protein (EggNog:ENOG503NVFV; COG:J), which produces MTRLARLLIAASAAWLGFAGIGNCSTVKGVPFPSLTEVTIDDLEEGLSRGLFTSVDLVRAYLARIEQVNPLLRAVNEVNPDALDIAAELDAMRANGTTLGPLHGIPILIKDNIATADKMNNTAGSFALVGAKVPHDSTMAVKLREAGAIILGKANLSQWANYRSSNSSSGWSAYGGQATGAYYPNEDPGGSSSGSGVAASIGLCLATLGTETSGSIISPSQKGSLVGIKPTVGLTSRYLVIPISSHQDTIGPMARTVKDAAIILQAIAGHDPRDNYTSTIPWEDSKIPDYVSALNVSSLSGARIGIPYNTLNPNASTVEMTAFWSAIDTMKSAGATVVGANFTVPSPNTTSIVLGADFVSDLAVYLDSLTHNPYNLHTLEDIRNFTQNSSLEFFPDRDTARWDGALELGYNNSDIRFWEEYQRNLYWGGEGGLLGAIERNDLDAVVLPTSQAAAKAAIQGAPIVTLPLGYYPATWNVTRNARGLVQQGPNIPFGISFLGGMFEEEKLLALAYAFEQRTLVRKKGPRPVIVPNLELGDFVGF